The Aedes aegypti strain LVP_AGWG chromosome 3, AaegL5.0 Primary Assembly, whole genome shotgun sequence genome contains a region encoding:
- the LOC110678608 gene encoding uncharacterized protein LOC110678608 — MLVRRPVQAISCLVRGFSNISIRESTKVFSAVPPRNLARETKADTPLRITFLPREISLDIGHSRNINPLIPRKEIIDIPLINRIIENPNQSRISEIGDRLPAVAPVVDLPTSSGKVDDNGIQAARLIVIRRRKMRKHKLKKLRKKMKYEWAKVRQRRELRKEKAFQAGLINQIKEAERFSAEMYVAEKLRQANDTPIPRFWKGKRLPQFIIKQKLGIE, encoded by the exons ATGCTGGTGCGTCGTCCTGTACAGG CCATCTCGTGCCTGGTGCGAGGTTTCTCCAACATTTCCATTCGAGAATCGACAAAGGTTTTCAGCGCTGTTCCACCGAGGAATCTGGCACGGGAAACGAAAGCGGACACTCCCCTTCGGATCACCTTCTTGCCACGGGAAATTTCCTTGGATATTGGCCATTCCCGCAACATCAACCCTCTGATTCCGCGGAAGGAAATCATAGATATTCCGCTGATCAATCGCATCATTGAGAATCCCAATCAGTCTCGCATTTCGGAAATTGGCGATCGGTTACCAGCTGTGGCACCGGTTGTGGACCTTCCCACCAGCAGCGGCAAAGTAGATGACAACGGTATTCAGGCTGCTCGGTTGATTGTGATCCGACGACGAAAAATGCGAAAACACAAGTTGAAGAAGCTCCGCAAGAAGATGAAATACGAATGGGCAAAG gTGCGCCAACGGCGGGAGCTGCGCAAGGAAAAGGCCTTCCAAGCTGGGCTGATCAATCAAATCAAAGAGGCTGAACGGTTCTCGGCTGAAATGTATGTCGCGGAGAAGCTTCGGCAGGCCAACGACACGCCCATTCCTCGATTCTGGAAGGGCAAACGGTTGCCGCAGTTCATCATCAAGCAAAAGCTGGGAATTGAGTAG